One part of the Cellvibrionales bacterium genome encodes these proteins:
- the slmA gene encoding nucleoid occlusion factor SlmA, protein MTDQAAKAQKPSRKQQILQALAQMLEQFPGELITTAGLAKTVGVSEAALYRHFPSKYKMYEGLIEYIEEVIFSRVSHIMEEEQTAATRCEKILWLVLVFAEKNPGLARLLYGDALAGERDKLRLRVTQFFDRINTQLKQVFRDAEVKENLRTVATPSQSAALLVAFLDGKISQYARSGFRDTPTQGWQEQWLVLRLGVLSPRASAF, encoded by the coding sequence ATGACGGACCAAGCGGCAAAAGCACAAAAACCTTCGCGTAAACAGCAAATTTTGCAGGCCTTGGCGCAGATGTTAGAGCAGTTTCCAGGGGAGTTGATTACGACCGCTGGCTTGGCAAAAACAGTTGGCGTTTCCGAAGCCGCGTTGTATCGGCACTTTCCCAGCAAATACAAAATGTACGAGGGTTTGATTGAGTATATTGAAGAGGTGATTTTTTCGCGTGTCAGTCACATCATGGAAGAAGAGCAGACGGCAGCGACACGCTGCGAAAAAATTCTGTGGCTGGTGCTGGTATTTGCGGAAAAAAATCCGGGCTTAGCGCGATTGTTATACGGCGATGCGCTTGCTGGTGAGCGCGACAAGTTGCGGTTGCGAGTCACGCAATTTTTTGACCGGATCAACACGCAGTTAAAACAAGTGTTTCGCGATGCAGAAGTCAAAGAAAATTTGCGTACGGTTGCGACGCCTTCGCAGTCAGCGGCGCTGCTAGTGGCGTTTTTAGATGGAAAAATCAGTCAGTACGCGCGCAGCGGTTTCCGCGATACACCTACGCAAGGTTGGCAAGAGCAATGGCTGGTGCTGCGCTTGGGCGTGCTGTCGCCGCGCGCCTCGGCGTTTTAA
- the argB gene encoding acetylglutamate kinase, with protein sequence MTLSREKALDIANVLTEALPYIQRFVGKTIVVKYGGNAMVDDALTQGFAQDIALMKLVGMNPVVVHGGGPQIGLLLEKLGIHSEFISGMRVTDAATMEVVEMVLGGAVNKTVVSLLNQAGGKAIGITGKDGDLIRAKKMAMKDADGKELDIGFVGEVEYVNREVIDALVHSDFIPVIAPVGVGADGQSYNINADLVAGKVAEALSAEKLMLLTNVAGLQDKAGKVLTGLTTVQVDSLIADGTIYGGMLPKIQCALDAVKHGVTSAHIIDGRVEHAVLLEIFTDHGVGTLITNKN encoded by the coding sequence ATGACTTTGAGTCGTGAAAAGGCGCTCGACATCGCCAATGTGTTGACGGAAGCGCTGCCGTATATCCAACGCTTTGTCGGTAAAACCATCGTGGTGAAATACGGCGGCAATGCGATGGTGGACGATGCACTGACGCAAGGGTTTGCACAAGATATCGCATTGATGAAATTGGTGGGTATGAATCCGGTGGTGGTGCATGGCGGCGGCCCACAAATTGGCTTGCTGTTGGAAAAGCTAGGCATCCACTCGGAATTTATTTCGGGTATGCGCGTCACCGATGCTGCAACCATGGAAGTGGTAGAAATGGTATTGGGCGGTGCGGTGAACAAAACCGTGGTGAGTTTGCTGAATCAAGCGGGCGGTAAAGCTATCGGTATTACTGGTAAAGATGGCGATTTAATTCGCGCCAAAAAAATGGCAATGAAAGATGCGGATGGCAAAGAGTTGGACATCGGTTTTGTGGGCGAAGTGGAATATGTCAATCGTGAAGTGATTGATGCCTTGGTTCACAGCGATTTTATTCCGGTGATTGCGCCAGTCGGTGTGGGCGCTGATGGCCAGAGCTACAACATCAATGCCGATTTGGTGGCAGGAAAAGTAGCGGAAGCATTATCGGCAGAAAAATTGATGCTGTTGACGAATGTTGCAGGCCTGCAAGACAAGGCAGGAAAAGTGCTGACTGGCCTCACTACGGTGCAAGTGGATAGTTTGATTGCCGACGGTACGATTTACGGCGGCATGTTGCCAAAAATTCAATGTGCGTTAGATGCTGTCAAACACGGCGTCACCAGTGCGCACATCATTGATGGTCGTGTTGAGCATGCTGTGCTGCTAGAAATTTTTACCGACCACGGCGTAGGCACGCTGATCACAAATAAAAATTGA
- a CDS encoding phosphomannomutase/phosphoglucomutase, translating into MKHLGALSSQEKNPLILMAVLAVIVALAVVVQAPRYFDSLNVNSISKAVDAVAITQAEVLNTDIDKFQTVLTSQIKSFGIAQALQQVGTDALPAIAEQLKAANANMGVVDVRLIPVSNDYSSLNLRFSQLDRLTSIENKSAIYPEAFGESNNRVFDFLLPVNDESGKIVGFVLIITNEHVFSDNLGKVKPEIGETILQQRFPGGVAQVVFRTGNGERMEQVSSEMETKVPHWKVKVVPGETLLQENTWAAFWLYATQGVALILCVVVLVLINRRAAQLLKKSEAEHFTPIQIKGARKIDKEEFAAANAAQGDADTGLVDPLFQSGDVFDLDLDDDVLEVRAINPKTAQPVKTTAGTDNFVVPTTIFRDYDIRGNADNELSDALATRIGRAFGSACIEKGHSRVVLAGDGRLSTYRLKDAVREGLLMTGCSVVDIGTVPTPLMNFATQTLPETSCGIMVTASHNPAADNGFKMVIDGHTLASEEIQHIRERVQTGNFCESENEGEYSEQEIIDAYIDHIVSDVVLAGSYKVVVDCGSGVASVVAPRLLEELGCDVVPLYCDMDGTFPYHQPDPSVLSNLNDLIEAVKNEGADLGVAFDGDGDRLAVVTATGEVILPDCLMMLFAKDVVSRNPGTDIVFDVKSTRRLNALISSCGGRPVMCKSGHSHIRNKMVETGAMLGGELSGHIFFKERWFGIDDGVYSAVRLIEIMSIRDQSLDDIFSDFPSSCSTPEIRIAVPEDKKFSLVKRLIDGGDWGNGKVSTLDGVRVDFAKGWGLVRASNTAAELTLRFEADDADSLATVKNVFKQQLQQVDSGLPLPF; encoded by the coding sequence GTGAAACATTTGGGCGCATTAAGTAGTCAGGAAAAGAACCCGCTAATTTTAATGGCTGTGTTAGCAGTGATTGTTGCCTTGGCGGTAGTCGTTCAGGCACCGCGCTATTTTGATAGTCTCAATGTGAATAGTATTAGCAAAGCCGTTGATGCAGTAGCAATAACACAGGCTGAGGTGCTGAACACGGACATCGATAAATTTCAAACTGTGCTGACATCGCAAATAAAAAGTTTTGGGATTGCCCAAGCTCTACAGCAAGTGGGTACAGATGCTTTGCCAGCCATCGCTGAGCAGTTGAAAGCAGCCAATGCCAATATGGGCGTGGTTGATGTGCGCTTGATTCCTGTTAGCAATGATTATTCATCATTGAATTTGCGGTTTTCGCAGCTTGATCGTCTGACATCCATTGAAAATAAATCGGCAATTTATCCAGAGGCATTTGGGGAGAGCAATAATCGAGTATTCGACTTTTTGCTGCCTGTAAATGATGAGTCAGGAAAGATTGTTGGCTTTGTATTGATTATCACAAATGAACATGTTTTTAGTGACAATCTTGGAAAAGTGAAGCCAGAAATAGGCGAGACTATTTTGCAGCAACGCTTTCCCGGAGGTGTGGCGCAAGTGGTATTTCGTACTGGTAACGGCGAACGCATGGAACAAGTTAGCAGTGAAATGGAAACCAAAGTTCCGCATTGGAAAGTGAAAGTTGTGCCAGGCGAGACTCTGTTGCAAGAAAATACTTGGGCTGCTTTTTGGTTGTATGCCACGCAAGGTGTTGCGCTGATTCTGTGCGTGGTGGTCTTGGTGCTAATAAATCGCCGCGCAGCACAATTGCTGAAAAAGTCTGAAGCCGAACACTTTACGCCAATTCAGATCAAAGGCGCGCGCAAAATTGATAAAGAGGAGTTTGCCGCTGCCAATGCCGCACAGGGCGATGCTGACACGGGTTTGGTGGATCCCTTGTTCCAATCTGGCGATGTGTTTGATTTGGATTTAGATGACGATGTGCTAGAGGTGCGCGCCATTAATCCCAAGACGGCACAGCCAGTTAAAACAACGGCAGGCACGGACAATTTTGTGGTGCCGACAACCATTTTTCGCGACTACGATATTCGCGGTAACGCAGATAACGAACTGTCTGATGCTTTGGCTACACGCATTGGGCGCGCGTTTGGCAGTGCGTGTATTGAAAAGGGCCACTCACGCGTGGTGTTGGCCGGTGACGGGCGTTTGTCGACATATCGCTTAAAAGATGCAGTGCGCGAAGGTTTATTGATGACAGGTTGTTCCGTGGTGGACATCGGCACTGTGCCCACACCGCTGATGAATTTTGCTACGCAAACTTTGCCAGAAACCAGTTGCGGCATTATGGTCACTGCCAGCCACAATCCAGCGGCGGATAACGGTTTCAAAATGGTGATCGATGGCCATACGCTGGCGAGTGAAGAAATTCAACACATTCGTGAGCGAGTACAGACCGGCAATTTTTGTGAAAGTGAAAATGAAGGCGAGTACAGCGAACAAGAAATTATCGATGCGTATATTGATCATATTGTGTCGGATGTGGTGTTGGCAGGCAGTTACAAAGTGGTGGTGGATTGCGGTAGCGGTGTAGCGAGTGTGGTTGCGCCGCGTTTGTTGGAAGAATTGGGTTGCGATGTGGTGCCGCTGTATTGCGATATGGATGGCACCTTCCCGTACCATCAACCGGATCCGAGTGTGTTATCAAACTTAAATGATTTGATTGAAGCGGTGAAAAACGAAGGCGCAGATCTCGGTGTGGCATTTGATGGCGACGGAGATCGCTTGGCGGTGGTCACGGCTACCGGCGAAGTGATTTTGCCGGATTGTTTGATGATGCTGTTTGCAAAAGATGTGGTGTCGCGTAATCCAGGTACCGATATTGTTTTCGATGTGAAATCCACGCGTCGTTTGAATGCGCTGATCAGTAGTTGTGGCGGCCGTCCAGTGATGTGTAAGAGTGGACACTCACATATCCGCAACAAAATGGTGGAAACCGGCGCGATGCTCGGCGGCGAACTGAGCGGGCATATTTTCTTCAAAGAACGCTGGTTTGGTATTGATGATGGCGTGTATAGCGCTGTGCGTTTGATCGAAATTATGTCGATACGCGACCAGAGTTTGGATGATATTTTTTCTGACTTCCCATCGTCATGCAGTACGCCAGAGATTCGTATTGCCGTGCCGGAAGATAAAAAGTTTTCGTTGGTGAAACGCCTGATCGACGGCGGCGATTGGGGCAATGGCAAGGTTTCGACACTGGATGGTGTGCGCGTGGATTTTGCCAAAGGCTGGGGCTTGGTGCGTGCGTCCAATACTGCGGCAGAATTGACGCTGCGTTTTGAAGCTGACGATGCCGATTCACTTGCCACGGTGAAAAATGTGTTTAAACAGCAGCTGCAGCAAGTGGATAGCGGACTGCCATTGCCTTTCTAA
- the radC gene encoding DNA repair protein RadC, which produces MPITDWPLNERPREKLLAQGATALSDAELLAIFLRTGTRGKTAVDLARELLADFNGLRHLLSADRREFCARHGLGLASFVQLQAVLEMARRHLMETLQRDTVLNNPAEVRHYLKARLRDYRREVFVCLFLDTQHRVICCEELFQGTLDASSVYPRDVVQRALALNAAAIIFAHNHPSGIAEPSQADQRITTRLCEALALVDIRVLDHMIVGDGAVLSMAERGLL; this is translated from the coding sequence ATGCCGATTACCGATTGGCCGCTCAACGAACGCCCACGAGAAAAACTCTTGGCACAAGGTGCGACTGCACTCTCAGATGCCGAGCTGCTCGCCATCTTTCTGCGCACCGGCACACGCGGCAAAACCGCCGTGGATTTAGCGCGCGAGCTGCTCGCCGACTTCAACGGCCTGCGCCACTTGCTCTCAGCGGATCGCCGCGAGTTCTGCGCGCGTCACGGCTTGGGGTTGGCCAGCTTTGTGCAACTGCAAGCCGTGCTGGAAATGGCGCGGCGGCACCTGATGGAAACCTTGCAGCGCGACACCGTACTCAACAACCCCGCCGAGGTGCGCCATTACCTGAAGGCGCGCCTGCGCGATTACCGGCGTGAGGTATTTGTCTGCCTGTTTCTGGATACGCAACACCGCGTGATCTGCTGCGAGGAGCTGTTTCAAGGCACGCTGGATGCCAGCAGCGTCTACCCGCGCGATGTGGTGCAGCGCGCACTGGCGCTGAATGCAGCGGCGATAATCTTCGCCCACAACCACCCTTCCGGTATTGCGGAGCCCAGTCAGGCCGATCAGCGCATCACCACCCGCCTGTGCGAAGCCCTCGCGCTGGTGGACATACGCGTGCTGGATCACATGATCGTCGGCGATGGCGCAGTGCTGTCTATGGCCGAGCGCGGCTTGTTGTGA
- the rpmB gene encoding 50S ribosomal protein L28, which translates to MSRVCQVTGKKPITGNNVSHAMNRTRRRFEPNLHYHRFWVATENRFVRLRVSAKGMRIIDKLGIDSVLASIRANGEKV; encoded by the coding sequence ATGTCCAGAGTCTGTCAGGTAACCGGCAAAAAACCTATCACCGGTAACAATGTTTCCCACGCGATGAACCGCACGCGCCGTCGCTTCGAGCCCAATCTGCACTATCACCGCTTTTGGGTAGCCACCGAAAACCGCTTCGTGCGTCTGCGCGTTTCTGCCAAAGGCATGCGCATCATCGACAAACTGGGCATCGACTCCGTCTTGGCGAGCATTCGCGCCAACGGCGAAAAAGTCTGA
- the rpmG gene encoding 50S ribosomal protein L33, which yields MRDKIRLVSSAGTGHFYTTDKNKRTMPEKMEIKKFDPVIRQHVIYKEAKIK from the coding sequence ATGCGCGACAAAATTCGTTTGGTTTCCTCTGCTGGCACTGGCCACTTTTACACCACCGACAAAAACAAACGCACCATGCCGGAAAAAATGGAGATCAAAAAATTTGATCCCGTGATTCGCCAGCATGTGATCTACAAAGAAGCGAAGATCAAGTAA
- the mutM gene encoding bifunctional DNA-formamidopyrimidine glycosylase/DNA-(apurinic or apyrimidinic site) lyase, with amino-acid sequence MPELPEVETTCRGVAPHLVGSSIQRAIVRQRRLRWPIPARFEKKITGRRVTAIERRAKYLLLTLDDSATLIVHLGMSGSLRLDDPTTPHRKHDHIELHLSGGLCLRYCDPRRFGAWLHTTDDPQQHALLVDLGPEPLSKQFSAKYLQERLKNRKQPIKTLIMDSHLVVGVGNIYANEALFLAGIHPQRAGQSLTTDDCQRLVQHIKQILRRAIQRGGTTLRDFIGSDGKPGYFAQELLVYGRAGEPCLHCQAPLVEIRLGQRSTVFCSHCQTL; translated from the coding sequence ATGCCCGAGCTGCCCGAAGTTGAAACCACTTGCCGCGGTGTAGCGCCCCACCTCGTCGGCAGCAGCATCCAACGAGCCATCGTGCGGCAGCGCCGCCTGCGCTGGCCTATCCCTGCGAGATTTGAGAAAAAAATTACCGGCCGGCGCGTGACCGCCATCGAGCGGCGCGCGAAATATCTTTTGCTGACTTTAGATGACAGCGCAACGCTGATCGTACATCTCGGCATGTCAGGCAGCCTGCGCCTGGATGATCCAACTACGCCGCACCGCAAGCACGATCACATTGAGTTGCACCTGAGCGGCGGTCTGTGTCTGCGCTACTGCGACCCACGCCGCTTCGGTGCGTGGCTGCACACCACCGACGACCCACAACAACATGCGCTGCTGGTCGATTTGGGTCCTGAGCCCCTCAGCAAACAATTCTCTGCCAAATACCTGCAAGAGCGCCTAAAAAACCGTAAACAGCCTATCAAAACGCTGATTATGGACAGCCATCTGGTGGTGGGGGTCGGCAATATCTACGCCAACGAAGCCCTGTTTTTGGCGGGCATACACCCGCAGCGAGCAGGGCAATCTCTAACGACCGATGACTGCCAACGCCTCGTGCAGCACATCAAACAGATTTTGCGGCGCGCTATCCAACGCGGCGGCACCACGCTGCGCGATTTTATTGGCAGCGATGGCAAGCCCGGTTACTTCGCGCAGGAGCTGCTGGTGTACGGGCGAGCCGGCGAGCCTTGCCTGCACTGCCAAGCACCGCTGGTGGAAATTCGCCTCGGCCAGCGCAGCACGGTTTTCTGCTCGCACTGCCAAACCCTGTGA
- the coaD gene encoding pantetheine-phosphate adenylyltransferase — protein sequence MRKVIYPGTFDPITNGHVDLIERSCRLFDSVVVAIASSKRKGPLLTLEERVDLSKRVLSHLNNVEVVGFDILLVDFVHQQKASGVVRGLRAVSDFEYEFQLANMNRALAPDVESLFLTPADHLSYISSSLVKEIGSLGGDISKFVHPMVVDALAEKFAARRAQQM from the coding sequence ATGCGAAAAGTTATTTATCCCGGCACTTTTGATCCCATCACCAATGGTCATGTCGATTTAATCGAACGCAGTTGTCGTTTATTTGACTCGGTTGTCGTCGCTATTGCGTCCAGCAAGCGCAAAGGCCCTTTGTTGACCTTGGAAGAGCGAGTAGATTTATCCAAGCGTGTATTGAGCCATCTCAACAATGTAGAAGTGGTTGGTTTTGATATTTTGTTGGTGGATTTTGTGCATCAGCAAAAGGCGAGTGGTGTGGTGCGCGGCTTGCGGGCGGTATCGGATTTTGAGTATGAGTTTCAGTTGGCGAATATGAATCGCGCACTCGCACCGGATGTGGAAAGTTTGTTTCTCACACCGGCCGATCACCTCTCGTATATTTCATCCAGCTTGGTGAAGGAAATAGGCTCGCTGGGCGGTGACATCAGCAAGTTTGTGCACCCCATGGTGGTGGATGCGTTGGCGGAAAAGTTTGCCGCGCGTAGAGCGCAGCAAATGTAA
- the rsmD gene encoding 16S rRNA (guanine(966)-N(2))-methyltransferase RsmD produces MRKSQAKTDNRVRIIGGRWRGRKIAFVDGEGLRPTGDRIRETLFNWLMPVLHSARCLDVFAGSGVLGFEALSRGAAHCTLLERNAQAVRGLRITQQQLEADAAQIVLADSVAWLSSASDVFDVVFIDPPFADTTLSPAAVVASLEQYKLLAEDPWIYVEQPATVLMAPPEGFATYRQQRAGQVCYALWRRGEKIA; encoded by the coding sequence TTGCGTAAATCGCAGGCGAAGACTGACAACCGTGTGCGCATCATCGGCGGGCGTTGGCGCGGGCGTAAAATTGCCTTTGTGGATGGCGAAGGTCTGCGCCCAACCGGTGATCGCATACGCGAAACACTGTTCAATTGGTTGATGCCGGTGTTGCACAGCGCGCGCTGTTTGGATGTGTTTGCTGGCAGCGGGGTGTTGGGCTTTGAGGCGTTGTCGCGCGGTGCAGCGCATTGCACCTTGCTGGAGCGCAACGCACAGGCTGTACGCGGTTTGCGCATAACGCAGCAGCAACTAGAGGCAGATGCTGCGCAGATTGTTCTCGCCGACAGCGTGGCGTGGTTGTCATCAGCATCTGACGTATTTGATGTGGTGTTTATTGATCCGCCGTTTGCTGATACAACGCTATCGCCGGCTGCGGTAGTTGCATCGCTGGAGCAGTACAAATTGTTGGCGGAAGATCCGTGGATTTATGTCGAACAACCTGCGACAGTTTTGATGGCACCGCCGGAAGGATTTGCGACTTATCGTCAGCAGCGCGCTGGGCAAGTGTGTTATGCACTGTGGCGTCGCGGCGAAAAAATTGCTTGA
- the ftsY gene encoding signal recognition particle-docking protein FtsY codes for MAIFGFGKDKKTSEQPATPAAVVEQQTLAPTATPQEAVPQEAVPAATTESLFSRIKRGLARTGSSIGEGIGTILLGKRQIDDELIEELETRLLSADVGIDATTVILDDLTARVARKELTDGDALYKALQENLQQMLHIAEAPLVIDKTRRPFVVLVVGVNGVGKTTTIGKLAMRLQQQGHSVMLAAGDTFRAAAVEQLQVWGERNHVAVVAQHTGADSASVIFDAVQAAQSRNIDVVIADTAGRLHNKSNLMEELKKVKRVMGKLDNSAPHEVLLVLDAGTGQNAINQAQQFHEAVGVTGIALTKLDGTAKGGVIFALSQALKLPIRFIGVGEKMEDLQVFSAAPFIRALFGKN; via the coding sequence ATGGCAATTTTTGGCTTCGGCAAAGACAAGAAAACCAGCGAACAACCTGCAACGCCTGCTGCAGTTGTTGAACAGCAAACACTCGCACCCACCGCTACCCCTCAAGAAGCTGTCCCCCAGGAAGCCGTGCCCGCCGCCACTACCGAAAGTTTATTCAGTCGCATCAAACGCGGCTTGGCACGCACTGGCAGCAGCATCGGCGAAGGCATCGGCACGATTTTGCTCGGCAAACGCCAAATTGATGACGAACTGATTGAAGAATTGGAAACGCGATTGCTGTCGGCCGATGTGGGCATTGATGCCACCACAGTGATTCTCGACGATCTCACTGCACGCGTAGCGCGCAAAGAACTCACCGACGGCGATGCGCTGTACAAAGCCCTGCAAGAAAATTTGCAGCAGATGTTACACATTGCCGAAGCACCACTTGTCATTGATAAAACACGCCGGCCGTTTGTTGTGTTAGTCGTGGGCGTGAACGGCGTAGGTAAAACCACCACCATCGGCAAATTGGCGATGCGTTTACAGCAACAAGGCCATAGTGTGATGCTCGCCGCCGGTGACACATTTCGCGCAGCTGCCGTTGAACAATTGCAAGTATGGGGCGAACGCAACCATGTCGCCGTAGTTGCGCAACACACAGGCGCAGACAGTGCATCAGTTATTTTTGATGCAGTACAAGCGGCACAGTCACGCAATATCGATGTAGTGATTGCCGACACCGCCGGGCGTCTGCACAACAAAAGCAACTTGATGGAAGAATTGAAAAAAGTAAAGCGCGTGATGGGAAAACTGGACAACAGCGCGCCGCATGAAGTTCTGTTAGTGCTCGATGCTGGCACCGGACAAAACGCGATCAATCAAGCGCAGCAATTTCACGAGGCCGTCGGTGTTACCGGCATCGCACTCACCAAACTTGACGGCACAGCCAAAGGCGGCGTTATTTTTGCTTTGAGTCAAGCATTAAAACTGCCGATTCGTTTTATCGGCGTGGGTGAAAAAATGGAAGACCTACAAGTATTCAGTGCTGCGCCTTTTATTCGCGCTTTATTTGGTAAAAATTAA
- a CDS encoding ABC transporter permease: MAALEKNKPARGATALAMSWRVLLRAWWQHHRKSARDSLQQQLRTPFQHLLTAAVIGITLALPALFALAIKNFQQLGEQWHGNPKISVFLDRKTSNSDITNLQQQLQNNTAVKTVTLITPEQGLASFEKSAHLSNTLTLLDENPLPPLLVVELQADTTPNTVQDLQMQWKKLSHIDSVQADFAWLKKLFNLMQLGERIALGLAILLGIGALLSVGNTVRLALENRRTEIVVASLVGATDAFVRRPFLYSGFWFGISGGGLAILLVAAGYYSVIAPVTALAALYQSNFVLQGPDILTAFCLLMAGIAIGVLGAWLTVGSHLRAMRPQ; this comes from the coding sequence ATGGCTGCTCTCGAAAAAAATAAACCCGCGCGCGGCGCCACTGCACTTGCGATGAGTTGGCGCGTATTGCTGCGCGCTTGGTGGCAGCACCATCGCAAATCGGCGCGCGACAGCTTGCAACAACAATTGCGCACACCGTTTCAACACCTACTTACGGCTGCAGTAATCGGCATCACACTGGCACTGCCTGCCTTGTTTGCCTTGGCCATCAAGAATTTCCAACAGCTTGGTGAGCAATGGCACGGCAACCCCAAAATCTCTGTGTTTTTAGATCGCAAAACCAGCAACAGTGATATCACTAATCTACAACAACAATTACAAAATAATACAGCTGTCAAAACGGTGACACTCATTACTCCCGAGCAAGGCTTGGCCAGTTTTGAAAAAAGCGCACACCTGTCGAACACTTTAACTTTGCTCGATGAAAATCCGCTGCCGCCGCTATTGGTTGTCGAGTTACAGGCAGACACCACACCTAACACCGTACAAGATTTACAAATGCAGTGGAAAAAACTGTCGCATATCGACAGCGTGCAGGCGGATTTTGCATGGTTAAAAAAATTATTTAATCTGATGCAACTGGGTGAGCGCATCGCGCTTGGCTTGGCAATTTTACTCGGCATCGGTGCATTACTTTCCGTCGGTAATACCGTGCGTTTGGCCTTAGAAAATCGTCGTACTGAAATTGTTGTTGCGTCATTGGTGGGCGCAACCGATGCCTTTGTTAGGCGGCCGTTCCTCTACAGCGGATTTTGGTTTGGCATTTCCGGCGGTGGTTTGGCAATATTGCTGGTTGCAGCGGGTTATTACAGTGTCATCGCGCCGGTTACTGCACTGGCTGCTTTGTATCAATCCAACTTCGTGTTGCAAGGTCCCGATATATTGACCGCTTTTTGTTTGCTGATGGCCGGCATTGCGATTGGTGTGCTCGGCGCATGGCTCACCGTAGGCAGTCATTTGCGCGCCATGCGGCCACAATAA